The Geotalea uraniireducens Rf4 genome window below encodes:
- a CDS encoding ISL3-like element ISGur7 family transposase — protein MNPEDLFGAALGIAIPWKVTSVDFNKKSSRLDITIDFQRGATFPCPVCGTLSPVHDTTEKEWRHLNFFQYEAYLHARVPRVKCPNSDCGVKLVQVPWARAGSGFTLLFEALAMTMARDLPVKVMSRLFAVTDTRLWRLIQSYVEKARAAEDFSEVKRVGADETFAGRSHDEKFVTFFFDLDMHKLLFGTTGKDNETVKSFVADLKSHGGDPDSITDAAIDMSKAFIKGVKEQLPHAVVTFDKFHVIKLMNDKLSKIRAQEARLFPEILKKSRNLFLKNPENLTPEEEQRLDAIITSQSLRSTEAYMHKLNLQNVYFASSRTEAETLLTKWHRKAAASSIQLIKNMAESVKEHWDGILAHFESGLTSGFIEGINSLIQSAKTRARGYRNPDNLICMAYLVAGKLNLKSLFPLPT, from the coding sequence ATGAATCCTGAAGATCTTTTTGGTGCTGCTCTTGGAATTGCCATCCCGTGGAAGGTTACCTCTGTTGACTTCAACAAGAAGTCAAGTCGTTTGGACATAACCATCGACTTCCAGCGGGGAGCCACCTTTCCCTGTCCGGTCTGCGGAACGTTGTCACCAGTCCATGACACCACGGAGAAAGAGTGGCGGCATCTGAATTTCTTCCAGTACGAAGCCTACCTTCATGCGCGTGTTCCACGGGTAAAGTGCCCTAACAGCGACTGCGGCGTGAAGTTGGTCCAGGTACCCTGGGCTCGCGCAGGCTCAGGATTTACGCTGCTGTTTGAGGCCCTGGCCATGACCATGGCTCGTGATTTGCCGGTGAAGGTCATGAGCAGGCTGTTTGCCGTTACCGATACCCGTCTATGGCGGTTGATTCAATCCTATGTCGAGAAGGCAAGGGCCGCAGAAGACTTCTCCGAGGTGAAGAGGGTCGGTGCGGATGAAACCTTTGCCGGGCGCAGTCATGACGAGAAATTCGTCACCTTCTTCTTCGACCTCGACATGCATAAGCTCTTGTTCGGCACGACGGGAAAGGACAACGAAACAGTCAAGAGCTTCGTCGCGGACCTTAAGTCACATGGCGGCGATCCTGATAGCATCACAGACGCTGCTATTGACATGTCCAAGGCATTCATAAAGGGTGTCAAAGAGCAGTTGCCCCATGCCGTGGTCACCTTCGATAAATTCCACGTCATCAAGCTTATGAACGATAAGCTTAGTAAGATAAGGGCTCAAGAAGCCAGGTTATTTCCTGAAATCCTGAAAAAGAGCAGAAACCTGTTCCTCAAAAATCCAGAGAACCTGACACCGGAAGAGGAACAGCGCCTGGATGCCATTATCACCAGTCAAAGCTTAAGGAGTACGGAAGCTTACATGCACAAGCTGAACCTTCAGAACGTCTATTTTGCTTCAAGCCGAACGGAGGCAGAAACCCTGTTGACCAAATGGCATCGGAAAGCCGCCGCAAGCTCAATCCAACTCATCAAGAACATGGCCGAATCTGTAAAAGAGCATTGGGATGGCATTCTGGCACATTTTGAAAGCGGCCTGACTAGCGGCTTCATTGAGGGCATCAACAGCCTAATTCAATCAGCCAAAACTCGGGCACGAGGCTATCGGAATCCTGACAACTTGATCTGCATGGCTTATCTGGTTGCAGGCAAGCTCAACCTAAAGTCGCTATTCCCTCTACCCACTTGA
- a CDS encoding type II toxin-antitoxin system Phd/YefM family antitoxin, whose protein sequence is MIEVNITEFRNHLPEYLGQVKKGEDIFLTSRGKVVAKVTPVTDERAAAREALMLLRGTCRIGDVISPLDEKWEASDAGS, encoded by the coding sequence ATGATTGAGGTGAATATTACTGAATTTCGCAATCATCTGCCCGAATATCTCGGGCAGGTAAAGAAGGGGGAAGATATTTTTCTCACCTCACGGGGCAAGGTTGTTGCCAAGGTTACGCCCGTAACTGATGAACGGGCTGCTGCTCGTGAGGCGCTAATGCTATTGCGCGGGACATGCCGCATTGGTGACGTGATTTCCCCGCTTGATGAAAAGTGGGAGGCTAGTGATGCTGGTTCTTGA